Proteins from a genomic interval of Rattus norvegicus strain BN/NHsdMcwi chromosome 2, GRCr8, whole genome shotgun sequence:
- the Rap2b gene encoding ras-related protein Rap-2b: MREYKVVVLGSGGVGKSALTVQFVTGSFIEKYDPTIEDFYRKEIEVDSSPSVLEILDTAGTEQFASMRDLYIKNGQGFILVYSLVNQQSFQDIKPMRDQIIRVKRYERVPMILVGNKVDLEGEREVSYGEGKALAEEWSCPFMETSAKNKASVDELFAEIVRQMNYAAQPNGDEGCCSACVIL; this comes from the coding sequence ATGAGAGAGTACAAAGTGGTGGTACTGGGCTCGGGTGGCGTGGGCAAGTCCGCGCTCACCGTGCAGTTCGTAACAGGTTCCTTCATCGAGAAGTACGACCCAACCATTGAAGACTTTTACCGCAAGGAGATCGAGGTGGATTCGTCGCCGTCGGTTCTGGAGATCCTGGACACCGCGGGCACGGAGCAGTTCGCTTCCATGCGGGACCTGTACATCAAGAATGGCCAGGGCTTCATCCTCGTCTACAGCCTGGTCAAccagcagagcttccaggacaTCAAGCCCATGCGGGACCAGATCATCCGCGTGAAACGGTACGAGCGCGTACCCATGATCCTGGTAGGCAACAAGGTGGACCTGGAGGGCGAACGTGAGGTCTCCTATGGCGAGGGCAAGGCCCTGGCCGAGGAGTGGAGCTGCCCCTTCATGGAAACATCGGCCAAAAACAAAGCCTCAGTGGATGAGCTATTCGCAGAGATCGTGAGGCAGATGAACTACGCGGCACAGCCCAACGGCGACGAGGGCTGCTGCTCGGCCTGTGTGATCCTGTGA